The following are encoded together in the Erpetoichthys calabaricus chromosome 16, fErpCal1.3, whole genome shotgun sequence genome:
- the btbd6b gene encoding BTB/POZ domain-containing protein 6-B isoform X2 gives MLLFRFVNETLKRSKRSVKHSSKLPVCYEIVTLSLKKTMAAELYPANSNTNLPNSPGGAATKKSLAPVHQTAPSCPAAAAQLNINNNNVETTSWQSCHPTLRERNALMFNNELMADVHFIVGPAGASQKVPAHKYVLAVGSSVFCAMFYGDLAEGKSEIHIPDVEPAAFLILLKYLYSDEIDLEADTVLATLYAAKKYIVPALAKACVNFLETSLEAKNACVLLSQSRLFEEPELTQRCWEVIDAQAELALKSEGFCEIDQQTLEIILNRETLNTREVVVFEAIVSWATAECKRQGLLVTTRNKRSVLGKALYMVRIPTMTLEEFANGAAQSDILTLEETHNIFLWYTASNKPKIDFPLVQRKGLTPQKCHRFQSSAYRSNQWRYRGRCDSIQFAVDKRIFIAGLGLYGSSGGKAEYSVKIELKRQGLVLAQNLTKFISDGSSSTFSVWFEHPVQVEQDTFYTVSAVLDGNELSYFGQEGMTEVQCGKVTFQFQCSSDSTNGTGVQGGQIPELIFYA, from the exons ATGTTGCTCTTCAGATTTGTTAACG AAACGCTGAAAAGGTCCAAACGGAGCGTCAAACACAGCAGCAAGCTGCCAGTATGCTATGAGATTGTAACTCTGTCCCTGAAGAAGACCATGGCTGCGGAACTGTACCCTGCCAACAGCAACACCAACCTACCCAATAGTCCCGGAGGCGCCGCGACCAAGAAAAGCCTCGCCCCGGTGCACCAGACCGCCCCCTCCTGTCCGGCGGCGGCGGCACAACTcaacataaacaacaacaacgtGGAGACAACGAGCTGGCAGTCCTGCCACCCCACCCTAAGGGAAAG GAACGCCTTAATGTTTAACAACGAACTCATGGCTGATGTTCATTTCATTGTGGGACCAGCTGGGGCTTCTCAGAAAGTGCCTGCACACAAG TATGTGCTTGCAGTGGGCAGCTCAGTTTTCTGTGCAATGTTTTATGGAGATTTGGCAGAGGGCAAGTCAGAAATCCATATTCCAGATGTGGAACCTGCtgcttttttgattcttttaaa GTACCTGTACAGTGACGAAATTGACCTAGAGGCAGACACAGTACTTGCTACTTTATACGCTGCAAAGAAGTATATTGTACCTGCTTTGGCAAAAGCTTGTGTAAATTTCTTGGAGACAAGCCTGGAAGCAAAGAACGCTTGTGTATTGCTGTCTCAAAGTAGACTCTTTGAGGAGCCAGAACTCACTCAGCGCTGCTGGGAGGTAATTGATGCTCAGGCTGAGCTCGCTCTTAAATCAGAGGGCTTTTGTGAAATTGATCAACAGACACTGGAGATCATTCTAAATCGTGAGACATTAAACACTAGAGAAGTGGTTGTATTTGAAGCAATTGTGAGCTGGGCTACGGCAGAGTGTAAACGGCAGGGCTTACTGGTTACAACCCGAAACAAGAGGAGTGTTCTGGGGAAAGCACTGTATATGGTCAGGATACCAACAATGACTCTTGAGGAGTTTGCCAATGGTGCTGCTCAATCGGATATTTTGACCCTTGAAGAGACACATAATATTTTCTTATGGTATACTGCTTCTAATAAGCCCAAGATCGATTTTCCTCTTGTACAGAGGAAAGGACTCACACCACAGAAGTGCCATAGATTCCAGTCTTCAGCATACCGCAGCAATCAATGGAGATACCGTGGACGATGCGACAGCATTCAGTTTGCAGTAGATAAACGCATCTTCATTGCTGGATTAGGACTTTATGGCTCCAGCGGAGGGAAAGCAGAGTACAGTGTCAAAATTGAACTAAAGAGGCAAGGGCTAGTCTTGGCCCAAAACTTGACTAAGTTTATTTCTGATGGCTCCAGCAGTACCTTTTCAGTTTGGTTTGAGCATCCTGTGCAGGTGGAACAGGATACATTTTACACCGTGAGTGCAGTTTTGGATGGCAATGAGCTCAGCTATTTTGGACAAGAAGGGATGACGGAAGTTCAGTGCGGCAAGGTAACATTCCAGTTTCAGTGCTCTTCAGACAGTACAAATGGCACAGGAGTACAAGGTGGACAAATACCAGAACTCATATTTTATGCATGA
- the btbd6b gene encoding BTB/POZ domain-containing protein 6-B isoform X3, translated as MAAELYPANSNTNLPNSPGGAATKKSLAPVHQTAPSCPAAAAQLNINNNNVETTSWQSCHPTLRERNALMFNNELMADVHFIVGPAGASQKVPAHKYVLAVGSSVFCAMFYGDLAEGKSEIHIPDVEPAAFLILLKYLYSDEIDLEADTVLATLYAAKKYIVPALAKACVNFLETSLEAKNACVLLSQSRLFEEPELTQRCWEVIDAQAELALKSEGFCEIDQQTLEIILNRETLNTREVVVFEAIVSWATAECKRQGLLVTTRNKRSVLGKALYMVRIPTMTLEEFANGAAQSDILTLEETHNIFLWYTASNKPKIDFPLVQRKGLTPQKCHRFQSSAYRSNQWRYRGRCDSIQFAVDKRIFIAGLGLYGSSGGKAEYSVKIELKRQGLVLAQNLTKFISDGSSSTFSVWFEHPVQVEQDTFYTVSAVLDGNELSYFGQEGMTEVQCGKVTFQFQCSSDSTNGTGVQGGQIPELIFYA; from the exons ATGGCTGCGGAACTGTACCCTGCCAACAGCAACACCAACCTACCCAATAGTCCCGGAGGCGCCGCGACCAAGAAAAGCCTCGCCCCGGTGCACCAGACCGCCCCCTCCTGTCCGGCGGCGGCGGCACAACTcaacataaacaacaacaacgtGGAGACAACGAGCTGGCAGTCCTGCCACCCCACCCTAAGGGAAAG GAACGCCTTAATGTTTAACAACGAACTCATGGCTGATGTTCATTTCATTGTGGGACCAGCTGGGGCTTCTCAGAAAGTGCCTGCACACAAG TATGTGCTTGCAGTGGGCAGCTCAGTTTTCTGTGCAATGTTTTATGGAGATTTGGCAGAGGGCAAGTCAGAAATCCATATTCCAGATGTGGAACCTGCtgcttttttgattcttttaaa GTACCTGTACAGTGACGAAATTGACCTAGAGGCAGACACAGTACTTGCTACTTTATACGCTGCAAAGAAGTATATTGTACCTGCTTTGGCAAAAGCTTGTGTAAATTTCTTGGAGACAAGCCTGGAAGCAAAGAACGCTTGTGTATTGCTGTCTCAAAGTAGACTCTTTGAGGAGCCAGAACTCACTCAGCGCTGCTGGGAGGTAATTGATGCTCAGGCTGAGCTCGCTCTTAAATCAGAGGGCTTTTGTGAAATTGATCAACAGACACTGGAGATCATTCTAAATCGTGAGACATTAAACACTAGAGAAGTGGTTGTATTTGAAGCAATTGTGAGCTGGGCTACGGCAGAGTGTAAACGGCAGGGCTTACTGGTTACAACCCGAAACAAGAGGAGTGTTCTGGGGAAAGCACTGTATATGGTCAGGATACCAACAATGACTCTTGAGGAGTTTGCCAATGGTGCTGCTCAATCGGATATTTTGACCCTTGAAGAGACACATAATATTTTCTTATGGTATACTGCTTCTAATAAGCCCAAGATCGATTTTCCTCTTGTACAGAGGAAAGGACTCACACCACAGAAGTGCCATAGATTCCAGTCTTCAGCATACCGCAGCAATCAATGGAGATACCGTGGACGATGCGACAGCATTCAGTTTGCAGTAGATAAACGCATCTTCATTGCTGGATTAGGACTTTATGGCTCCAGCGGAGGGAAAGCAGAGTACAGTGTCAAAATTGAACTAAAGAGGCAAGGGCTAGTCTTGGCCCAAAACTTGACTAAGTTTATTTCTGATGGCTCCAGCAGTACCTTTTCAGTTTGGTTTGAGCATCCTGTGCAGGTGGAACAGGATACATTTTACACCGTGAGTGCAGTTTTGGATGGCAATGAGCTCAGCTATTTTGGACAAGAAGGGATGACGGAAGTTCAGTGCGGCAAGGTAACATTCCAGTTTCAGTGCTCTTCAGACAGTACAAATGGCACAGGAGTACAAGGTGGACAAATACCAGAACTCATATTTTATGCATGA
- the btbd6b gene encoding BTB/POZ domain-containing protein 6-B isoform X4: MFNNELMADVHFIVGPAGASQKVPAHKYVLAVGSSVFCAMFYGDLAEGKSEIHIPDVEPAAFLILLKYLYSDEIDLEADTVLATLYAAKKYIVPALAKACVNFLETSLEAKNACVLLSQSRLFEEPELTQRCWEVIDAQAELALKSEGFCEIDQQTLEIILNRETLNTREVVVFEAIVSWATAECKRQGLLVTTRNKRSVLGKALYMVRIPTMTLEEFANGAAQSDILTLEETHNIFLWYTASNKPKIDFPLVQRKGLTPQKCHRFQSSAYRSNQWRYRGRCDSIQFAVDKRIFIAGLGLYGSSGGKAEYSVKIELKRQGLVLAQNLTKFISDGSSSTFSVWFEHPVQVEQDTFYTVSAVLDGNELSYFGQEGMTEVQCGKVTFQFQCSSDSTNGTGVQGGQIPELIFYA, from the exons ATGTTTAACAACGAACTCATGGCTGATGTTCATTTCATTGTGGGACCAGCTGGGGCTTCTCAGAAAGTGCCTGCACACAAG TATGTGCTTGCAGTGGGCAGCTCAGTTTTCTGTGCAATGTTTTATGGAGATTTGGCAGAGGGCAAGTCAGAAATCCATATTCCAGATGTGGAACCTGCtgcttttttgattcttttaaa GTACCTGTACAGTGACGAAATTGACCTAGAGGCAGACACAGTACTTGCTACTTTATACGCTGCAAAGAAGTATATTGTACCTGCTTTGGCAAAAGCTTGTGTAAATTTCTTGGAGACAAGCCTGGAAGCAAAGAACGCTTGTGTATTGCTGTCTCAAAGTAGACTCTTTGAGGAGCCAGAACTCACTCAGCGCTGCTGGGAGGTAATTGATGCTCAGGCTGAGCTCGCTCTTAAATCAGAGGGCTTTTGTGAAATTGATCAACAGACACTGGAGATCATTCTAAATCGTGAGACATTAAACACTAGAGAAGTGGTTGTATTTGAAGCAATTGTGAGCTGGGCTACGGCAGAGTGTAAACGGCAGGGCTTACTGGTTACAACCCGAAACAAGAGGAGTGTTCTGGGGAAAGCACTGTATATGGTCAGGATACCAACAATGACTCTTGAGGAGTTTGCCAATGGTGCTGCTCAATCGGATATTTTGACCCTTGAAGAGACACATAATATTTTCTTATGGTATACTGCTTCTAATAAGCCCAAGATCGATTTTCCTCTTGTACAGAGGAAAGGACTCACACCACAGAAGTGCCATAGATTCCAGTCTTCAGCATACCGCAGCAATCAATGGAGATACCGTGGACGATGCGACAGCATTCAGTTTGCAGTAGATAAACGCATCTTCATTGCTGGATTAGGACTTTATGGCTCCAGCGGAGGGAAAGCAGAGTACAGTGTCAAAATTGAACTAAAGAGGCAAGGGCTAGTCTTGGCCCAAAACTTGACTAAGTTTATTTCTGATGGCTCCAGCAGTACCTTTTCAGTTTGGTTTGAGCATCCTGTGCAGGTGGAACAGGATACATTTTACACCGTGAGTGCAGTTTTGGATGGCAATGAGCTCAGCTATTTTGGACAAGAAGGGATGACGGAAGTTCAGTGCGGCAAGGTAACATTCCAGTTTCAGTGCTCTTCAGACAGTACAAATGGCACAGGAGTACAAGGTGGACAAATACCAGAACTCATATTTTATGCATGA
- the btbd6b gene encoding BTB/POZ domain-containing protein 6-B isoform X1, which produces MPAPQDCLHGRIMKCLTFFLLLPETLKRSKRSVKHSSKLPVCYEIVTLSLKKTMAAELYPANSNTNLPNSPGGAATKKSLAPVHQTAPSCPAAAAQLNINNNNVETTSWQSCHPTLRERNALMFNNELMADVHFIVGPAGASQKVPAHKYVLAVGSSVFCAMFYGDLAEGKSEIHIPDVEPAAFLILLKYLYSDEIDLEADTVLATLYAAKKYIVPALAKACVNFLETSLEAKNACVLLSQSRLFEEPELTQRCWEVIDAQAELALKSEGFCEIDQQTLEIILNRETLNTREVVVFEAIVSWATAECKRQGLLVTTRNKRSVLGKALYMVRIPTMTLEEFANGAAQSDILTLEETHNIFLWYTASNKPKIDFPLVQRKGLTPQKCHRFQSSAYRSNQWRYRGRCDSIQFAVDKRIFIAGLGLYGSSGGKAEYSVKIELKRQGLVLAQNLTKFISDGSSSTFSVWFEHPVQVEQDTFYTVSAVLDGNELSYFGQEGMTEVQCGKVTFQFQCSSDSTNGTGVQGGQIPELIFYA; this is translated from the exons ATGCCAGCGCCTCAAGACTGCCTTCATGGCAGGATCATGAAGTGTTTGACTTTCTTCCTTCTGCTTCCAGAAACGCTGAAAAGGTCCAAACGGAGCGTCAAACACAGCAGCAAGCTGCCAGTATGCTATGAGATTGTAACTCTGTCCCTGAAGAAGACCATGGCTGCGGAACTGTACCCTGCCAACAGCAACACCAACCTACCCAATAGTCCCGGAGGCGCCGCGACCAAGAAAAGCCTCGCCCCGGTGCACCAGACCGCCCCCTCCTGTCCGGCGGCGGCGGCACAACTcaacataaacaacaacaacgtGGAGACAACGAGCTGGCAGTCCTGCCACCCCACCCTAAGGGAAAG GAACGCCTTAATGTTTAACAACGAACTCATGGCTGATGTTCATTTCATTGTGGGACCAGCTGGGGCTTCTCAGAAAGTGCCTGCACACAAG TATGTGCTTGCAGTGGGCAGCTCAGTTTTCTGTGCAATGTTTTATGGAGATTTGGCAGAGGGCAAGTCAGAAATCCATATTCCAGATGTGGAACCTGCtgcttttttgattcttttaaa GTACCTGTACAGTGACGAAATTGACCTAGAGGCAGACACAGTACTTGCTACTTTATACGCTGCAAAGAAGTATATTGTACCTGCTTTGGCAAAAGCTTGTGTAAATTTCTTGGAGACAAGCCTGGAAGCAAAGAACGCTTGTGTATTGCTGTCTCAAAGTAGACTCTTTGAGGAGCCAGAACTCACTCAGCGCTGCTGGGAGGTAATTGATGCTCAGGCTGAGCTCGCTCTTAAATCAGAGGGCTTTTGTGAAATTGATCAACAGACACTGGAGATCATTCTAAATCGTGAGACATTAAACACTAGAGAAGTGGTTGTATTTGAAGCAATTGTGAGCTGGGCTACGGCAGAGTGTAAACGGCAGGGCTTACTGGTTACAACCCGAAACAAGAGGAGTGTTCTGGGGAAAGCACTGTATATGGTCAGGATACCAACAATGACTCTTGAGGAGTTTGCCAATGGTGCTGCTCAATCGGATATTTTGACCCTTGAAGAGACACATAATATTTTCTTATGGTATACTGCTTCTAATAAGCCCAAGATCGATTTTCCTCTTGTACAGAGGAAAGGACTCACACCACAGAAGTGCCATAGATTCCAGTCTTCAGCATACCGCAGCAATCAATGGAGATACCGTGGACGATGCGACAGCATTCAGTTTGCAGTAGATAAACGCATCTTCATTGCTGGATTAGGACTTTATGGCTCCAGCGGAGGGAAAGCAGAGTACAGTGTCAAAATTGAACTAAAGAGGCAAGGGCTAGTCTTGGCCCAAAACTTGACTAAGTTTATTTCTGATGGCTCCAGCAGTACCTTTTCAGTTTGGTTTGAGCATCCTGTGCAGGTGGAACAGGATACATTTTACACCGTGAGTGCAGTTTTGGATGGCAATGAGCTCAGCTATTTTGGACAAGAAGGGATGACGGAAGTTCAGTGCGGCAAGGTAACATTCCAGTTTCAGTGCTCTTCAGACAGTACAAATGGCACAGGAGTACAAGGTGGACAAATACCAGAACTCATATTTTATGCATGA